ACCAAGCGTCGTATCGGCGTTCCAACACCTCGGAGCCGTGCAGCGACTCCGCCTCCCGCAGAGCCGCCCGGAGGGTCGAGATCGCATAGCACTGGTCGTACAAGGGCTCGCCGAGCAGCAGGAGTCCCCTCTCTTCGGCGCAGAGGAGGAAGACGAGCCGCATCATGACGGTCAGGCCCGCCTCGTAGAGCTCAGCCGGCCCCACGTCCTTCAGCAACTCGCCGTTGCGGTCCTGGTCCGCGCGGCCGAGAGCCTGGATGAGGACTTCGACGGCGCGCCGGACCTGCTCGCCGAGGGTGTCGGTGACCTCCTCCTGGAACGCGATGGATTTCTCGAGGAGCCGGTCGAGCCGCTGATCTTCGGCACCGAAGCAGCGGCGCACTCCCAGCAGCGAGACGAAGGCCCTGAAAGTCACGGGCTCCTGCCACCAGAGCCGGGCCAGCCAAGTCGCATAGCCGGAAGTCCCGCCGACGGGCGCATTGACCACCGTCCATCGCTCGCCGTCGGTGACGAGTCCGACCCGCACGTCGTTGGCGCGGCACAACACCGTCATCCGCTCCAGCGGCGAAACGGGCCAGCGGTCGCCCGGCAGCGGCTTTTCCAGATCGGTCTCCGGGGGATGGACGGCGATGAGCAGGCGCGGCCTGCCGTCGTCCCCCTGAACGGCGAAGTCGGGGGCTATCTCCACGCCGTGCTCAGGAGCGCGATAGGCCAGCCGACCGCCGAGGCGGTCGCGCGGAATGAGGACCTCGTCCTCGTACTCCAGGGCCTCCTGGAGGACCATGCGAATCCACGCGGCGTGCAGCTCTGCGAGTTCGGGATCGTCCTCGTCCACCGCGTCGCGCCACTCATCATACGCCGCCCGAAGCCGCTGGCGCCGGGGCGTTTCGATCTTCTCCAAGCCCTGGGGGAATACGTCCTCGAGGACCGTCGCGGCGATGAAGGGGCCGGAGGTGTCGACTAGGGAGAGCCATTCTACTTGTTCGGATACCCTGGCCATGGATCACCGGTCCTCCGCGAAACCTTCGGGAACGACGAACTCCACGGCCACCGGGAAGGTGCGGGCGGCAGGGGCGGCGTATCGGCGACCGATGGCGGCGAGTTCCTTCTCTCGCTCCTCCGGGATGCGTTCGAGGCGGGTTCGCAGGGCCTCGACGTCCCGCCGGAGCTGCTCGCGCTGATCGGGAGGCCATAGCTCGAGCTGGACCGACTTGCCGGTATCCTCCAGCTCTCTGCGGATCATCGCGGCGAGATCTTCGAGAACCTGGGCCAGATCGGACTCCTCCGCCTGCCGGCGACGTTCCAGGCTATTGGTCAGGAACTCTAGACGCTCTTGGGACCGCGCGTGGACGGCGCTGAGAATCGAGGCCTTCTGAGCCTCGAATCGCCTCCGCAGGGCCTCGAAGCATTTCTGAGTCGGTTCGGCGGGCGCACCCGCGCTCAGCAGTTCCTCCAGCCGGGTCAAGGTGCGGATGCGTGCGAATCCCGACGCCTTCATCTCCCCGCCGGCCACGGTCAGCTCTTCGTGCAGCCGGTGGTATCCGCCGCCGGTGATGACGAGACGCGACCAGACGATCACGACCGGCTCCTGAAGGACCGTCGCGGGCACCGAACGCACGGCCACCCTGTGGAGCTTCCTGCGGTCTTCGTGAGCCCAGATCTCCGCACGCAACAGTCGAAGAGACATCTGGACGAGGCGGTGGTTGAGGTGTGCAAGCACCACGTCGTCGCGGCCACGGGCGACGGCGTGATCGAACGTGATGGGGCGGCGCTTTCCGGTGTGGGGATGCTCCAGGCCGCGCGCAGCCTCCGCCCAAGTTCCTACGAGAAGCGGCACATTGAACGCCTTAGCATCGGCTGGCGCACCGGGAAGGGCGGTCGGTTCGAGCGGCGGCTTGCCAGCGATGTCGAGGGCGACCGAGACCGCCCTGGCGACGCGATCCGGCGTGAGACGGAACCCGTCCCGAGCCTCGATCAGCCTCGCGTGCAGACGAGCGATGCGCTCTTGCAACCGTCGTTCAGCAGCAATGAACCGACGGGCTTTGGAGGCCTTGGCTTCCGCATCGCGCGTGTCTATGGCGATTCGCCTTCCAAGCAATCCCTCTTCGATCTGAGCCGCAATGACCGGTCCCACGATGCCCAGGTCCTCGCGCATCTGTTCGAGCTTGACGATCGCCCTCGCGATGAACTCTGCCTCCCCTTCGATGCTCGACAGGTCGCCAGGCCGAACGCCTTCTCGGCTCGCGATTTCCCTTATTCTGCCAAAATCGATACCCTTTGGCACGGGGTGCCAGATATGGACGGTCTTCTCCTTCTGGCCGTGGCGGTCGATGCGGCCGTTCCGCTGCTCCATGACGTTGGGATTCCATGGTATCTCAATGTGGATCAGGTAGTTGCAGTGGTTCTGGAGGTCGATGCCTTCGGAGGCGGCATCGGTCGCAAGCAAGATCCGTACAGGAGAGACGCTCGGGTGGGCCTGGAAGGCCGCCTTGACTTTCTCGCGTTCTTCTCGGTCCATTCCTCCATGAAGCACCATCAATCGCTCCCCGCCCCATCCCCTGGAGGTCAAGACCTCGTGCAGCCAGGAATGCGTGGCCCGATACTCGGTGAAAAAGATAACCCGCTTGTGGTTTACCCGGCCGTCCGTCTTGAGATGCTCGTCCAGCCAGCGGAGCAGCGCTTCGGCCTTCGAGTCGGGGCGATTCTTGGCTCTCTCCGCCCATGAGCACATCCGTTCGAGCATCGAACGCTGGGAGTCGGTCAAAGGCGAGGAAAGCTCTGTGGCAGCTTCCACGGCCTCCGCTTCCGCTTCCTCAGCCCTCGCCTCATCCGCGTAATCCTCTTCGGCCCGAAGTATGGCCTTCCGCAGGACTCGTTCCCTGAACTGCCGACCTTCGCGGGCTGCTCCCCGCTGAGCGAGCGCCTGCCTGTGCTTGGCCAATGTTGCGGCGAACGCCCTCGGCGACGAGAACAGCCGCTTCTTGAGCAGCTTGTGGACGAAATCGACCCCGAAGTGGTCGCCGTGCGATCCGGCGCGGCTCGCAGTGTATTCCCTGAGCAACCGATGCGCCTCACGTTCCTCTGGCGTGTAATCGACTTCGAGTGCCCGCAGCTCTCGCTTCGGGTAGATCGGCTCGCCTTTCTCATCCACGAGATCGGTCTTCATCCGCCGAATCATGACGCGGTGCAATTGTTTCTCATCGGGCATGACGCCTCGGGCGAAGCGCTGGTCGTCCAGGAGTTCGAGAAGCGACGTGAAGGACTCCTGGTATCCGTTGTGGGGCGTGGCGGTGAGGAAAAGCCGGTGCTCGAAGTGCGGGGCCAGCAGACGGATGAGCCGCGTCCGCTGGCTCGGCATGGCATAGCGGCTGGCGGCCGACGGAGCGACGTTGTGGGCCTCGTCCACGATCAGGATGTCGAACTTGCGCGGGTAAGTGACATGCGGGGGTAGCGCATCCTTGATCAGTCGCAGGCCTTCCCCCGTCTTCATCCAGTCCACCGACGCGATCAGACGCGGGAAGCTGGTCCACGGATTCGCATGGACACCGCATTCCCGCCTCAGCGACTTGACGTAGTCGGCGTCCACGATCCGGAATTCGAGGCCGAACTTCTCGTGCATCTCGGTCCGCCACTTGACCTGCAGCGAAGCTGGACAGACGATGAGTATCGAGCGGGCGCGATGACGAACCAGGAGTTCCTGGATGACGAGTCCGGCTTCGATGGTCTTGCCTAGTCCCACGTCATCCGCGATGAGCAGGTTGGCCCGAGCCATATCGATTGCACGGACCAGGGGGTCCAGCTGGTAATCCTCTATTTCGACACCGCTTCGGAATGGAGCTTGGAGCAGAAACCGGTCGGCGTTCGTCGCACCGCCCCACCGGACCGCGTCGAGAAAGGCTTCGAGCCGTTCGCATGGATCCCACCCGCTGAGGGAGGGAAGGCCCGCTGTCTCGAGTATGCGAGCGCCGGGTTCGACTTCCCACACTGCGGATAGCGATTCGTTCAGCGCGTCTTCGTCGAGCGATACCAGCGTGACGAGGTGCTGAGGCGTACAGCTGTTCGTTCGGGCCAATCCAGAGGAGCGGACGTCGGTGACCACCCACTTGCGACGACGGATTTCGACCAGTTGACCCGGTTCGGGAGGAGCGATGGTCATCTTGAGCCTCCTCTCGTGCGGCAAGCCTCGACGATACGTGCGACCACCCGAACTGATGGGGGCAGACAGTCGTGCTCCCAGACTCGGATGACTCGCCAGCCAGCCTTCCGAAGCCGTGCGGACTGGCCAGCGTCGCGCTCCTTGTTCTCTGCGAGCTTCGGCAGCCAGTAGTCCTGATTCGATTTCGGATAGGTGGCGTGCTTGGGACACCCGTGCCAGAAGCACCCGTCCACCAAGACCGCAACCCTGGGTCGCGGGAAGAGAATATCCACAGTGACGCCCTCTATGCGACGGTGGAGTCTGAACCGGAGCCCCTCGACATGGAGTGCCGACCGGAGCGAACGCTCCGCTCGGGAGTCCTTGCTCTTCACCCGACTCATGATCTCGGAGCGGGTCAGCGGTCTTCGTCTGGTCTTTCCTGTTTCCATAGTCACGACGTTGCCCTCACTCGACAAATCGACCGCCGTTTGCCCAACCGTCCCCGCGATTCGATGGTCGCTATGTGTTCCATAAGCGCCCGACCGAGTTCTCTCGCCAACTTCGGCGGCACCGCGTTGCCGATCATCCGACCGACGGCCTTGCGATTCACCTTCTGGTCGGGTGGCCAGAACCGGTAGTCGCGAGGAAACGTCTGGAACAGAGCCGCTTCGCGGAGGGTGATGGAGCGGTCTTGTTCGGGATGGCCGAATCGCCCGTTGCCTATGCCGGTGCACAGCGTTGTCATGGTGGGAGCGGGCCGGTCCCACCACATCCGCCCATAAATCGAGAAGTACCGTTCGCCCGATTTCTTGCGATGGCAGTCCAACACGAGCCTGTCGGGCCAGTCGTGTCTTGTGCCGCCGTCGGGCCGCGTAGCGCGTATGCGCTCCATATTCACAGGCGAAAGCCTCGACGCGGCGTGCAAGGGGTCGGATGGGTCCTCCTCGCCAGCTTCCAACGGGCGCAACTGCCCGATGGTCTGACGCACGGTGCGCCACTGGCTGGGGCGTTTATACCGCCCCGGCGGTATCCTGATCTCCCCCAGACGCGAGGCCAGCAAGACCAAACGCTTGCGCGATTGCGGGATCCCGTACTCGGCGCAATTCACGACGCACCAATCGATGCGATAGCCGCAATCGGACAGCGCGGCGATGAACTTGGAGAACACTCGGCCGCCCCGGTCGGCAAGCTCGGGGACATTCTCCATGGTGACGATCTCCGGGAGGATATCGGCCACGAACCTGCCGAAGTGGTCCAGCAGGCCCCACGCCCGGTGTTTCCTGATGCCATTGGTAAGCTTCGAGAATGGCTGACAAGGAGCACATCCCGCCAGCAGACGACATTTCCCAAGGTCGAACAGGCCCGCGATGTCGCTGCTCCTCATGGTTGCCACATTCTGCCGTATGAAGGTCGCTCCTGGATTGTTCGTCGCGTATGCGTATTCCATCTGAGGATCGATGTCGATGCCTGCGACGACTCTGATGCCAGCCTGCCGAAGGCCATACGTCAGTCCGCCGCAGCCGCAGAAAAGGTCAACGGCGCTGATCGGACTGTCAGCGATCAGCTGTATTAGACGTTCTGTCGCACTGTTCGCCATGTTCCTGTCCTAATGGTTGACGCTTGATACGTGACCGGCCCAGTTCATGTAACTCCTCTCTTGCGGCCACTATGGCTGAACGG
This sequence is a window from Planctomycetota bacterium. Protein-coding genes within it:
- the drmD gene encoding DISARM system SNF2-like helicase DrmD, translating into MTIAPPEPGQLVEIRRRKWVVTDVRSSGLARTNSCTPQHLVTLVSLDEDALNESLSAVWEVEPGARILETAGLPSLSGWDPCERLEAFLDAVRWGGATNADRFLLQAPFRSGVEIEDYQLDPLVRAIDMARANLLIADDVGLGKTIEAGLVIQELLVRHRARSILIVCPASLQVKWRTEMHEKFGLEFRIVDADYVKSLRRECGVHANPWTSFPRLIASVDWMKTGEGLRLIKDALPPHVTYPRKFDILIVDEAHNVAPSAASRYAMPSQRTRLIRLLAPHFEHRLFLTATPHNGYQESFTSLLELLDDQRFARGVMPDEKQLHRVMIRRMKTDLVDEKGEPIYPKRELRALEVDYTPEEREAHRLLREYTASRAGSHGDHFGVDFVHKLLKKRLFSSPRAFAATLAKHRQALAQRGAAREGRQFRERVLRKAILRAEEDYADEARAEEAEAEAVEAATELSSPLTDSQRSMLERMCSWAERAKNRPDSKAEALLRWLDEHLKTDGRVNHKRVIFFTEYRATHSWLHEVLTSRGWGGERLMVLHGGMDREEREKVKAAFQAHPSVSPVRILLATDAASEGIDLQNHCNYLIHIEIPWNPNVMEQRNGRIDRHGQKEKTVHIWHPVPKGIDFGRIREIASREGVRPGDLSSIEGEAEFIARAIVKLEQMREDLGIVGPVIAAQIEEGLLGRRIAIDTRDAEAKASKARRFIAAERRLQERIARLHARLIEARDGFRLTPDRVARAVSVALDIAGKPPLEPTALPGAPADAKAFNVPLLVGTWAEAARGLEHPHTGKRRPITFDHAVARGRDDVVLAHLNHRLVQMSLRLLRAEIWAHEDRRKLHRVAVRSVPATVLQEPVVIVWSRLVITGGGYHRLHEELTVAGGEMKASGFARIRTLTRLEELLSAGAPAEPTQKCFEALRRRFEAQKASILSAVHARSQERLEFLTNSLERRRQAEESDLAQVLEDLAAMIRRELEDTGKSVQLELWPPDQREQLRRDVEALRTRLERIPEEREKELAAIGRRYAAPAARTFPVAVEFVVPEGFAEDR
- a CDS encoding very short patch repair endonuclease — protein: METGKTRRRPLTRSEIMSRVKSKDSRAERSLRSALHVEGLRFRLHRRIEGVTVDILFPRPRVAVLVDGCFWHGCPKHATYPKSNQDYWLPKLAENKERDAGQSARLRKAGWRVIRVWEHDCLPPSVRVVARIVEACRTRGGSR
- a CDS encoding DNA cytosine methyltransferase, which codes for MANSATERLIQLIADSPISAVDLFCGCGGLTYGLRQAGIRVVAGIDIDPQMEYAYATNNPGATFIRQNVATMRSSDIAGLFDLGKCRLLAGCAPCQPFSKLTNGIRKHRAWGLLDHFGRFVADILPEIVTMENVPELADRGGRVFSKFIAALSDCGYRIDWCVVNCAEYGIPQSRKRLVLLASRLGEIRIPPGRYKRPSQWRTVRQTIGQLRPLEAGEEDPSDPLHAASRLSPVNMERIRATRPDGGTRHDWPDRLVLDCHRKKSGERYFSIYGRMWWDRPAPTMTTLCTGIGNGRFGHPEQDRSITLREAALFQTFPRDYRFWPPDQKVNRKAVGRMIGNAVPPKLARELGRALMEHIATIESRGRLGKRRSICRVRATS